In Silurus meridionalis isolate SWU-2019-XX chromosome 7, ASM1480568v1, whole genome shotgun sequence, the genomic stretch GAACGTTTCTTTGTGATCTGCCGACCACTGGAAAATGTCCGTTTGGGAGTCAAACATGCAGCAATGGGTCTTTTGTTCGTCTGGACTTTCTCGTTCATCTGTACTATTCCTCCAGTACTTGGCTGGAACAGCTACACAGTCAGCAAGATTGGCACTACTTGTGAACCTAACTGGTGAACTCACCTCTTCCTTTTAATTATGAgtgtaaattaaatgatttttgACTCTCAGACCATCAAAATaaccttttttgttgttgttttccacTTATGGTCACTGTAATTGATTCTTATCATGTAATTGACAAACCTGTGTTTCTTTATGCACAAAGTTTTCAGAGTTTTTTAATCAGTTGATAAATTTACACTTaaagttattatatattttttagtttagCAGCTGTGAATCCTGTTTATAAATGTTAacactaatacattttaataagctCTTCAAACATGAGCTGTTTGTCAGCTAATTCTCATTttataagtaaaacaaaaaactatacATGCCACTGTGCTACAACTGCTAGATTGGTCTGGCTTAATATGTTAAACCTATGCACTGTGGATCTTGAAATTGTTATATCAGAGATGGAAATATGTGGAGAGTTCTGAGCCTTTGCTCTCTTCATTAAGGTACTCAAGAGACTACAATGACCATACTTACATAATCACCTTCTTTGTCACCTGCTTTATCTTACCACTTGGAGTAATAATTGTTTCCTATGGAAAACTCATGCAGAAACTCAGAAAGGTGGGTTTTTAAGACAATGGAAAAATCTTTACAATTTGTATTGTAACACAATACAAGAGTACACcccaatataaaatatttaataatgtgttttgcTCTTTCAGGTATCCAACACTCATGGGAAATTAGGTAATGCACGGAAACCAGACCGGGCTGTGGCACGGATGGTCATTGTAATGATAATTGCATATATGGTTGGCTGGACACCTTATGCAGCAGTCTCCATCATCGTCACAGCCTATCCATCTATCAATATTGACCCTCGCCTTGCAGCAGCACCAGCCTTCTTTGCTAAGACTGCAGCTGTGTACAATCCAATCATTTATGTGTTTATGAACAAGCAGGTATGCCATCACATCATGAAATAACATGAGTTAATATATTCTTCCTGCTAACTGAAACTAATCTGTCTTATTTTTCCTTATTTCAACAAAAGCATTTTCACTGCATAAAACTGTCACTTACTTATTTACTATTTAGTGTAAACACTAGACAATGTTGTGTGTAAAATCTCAAGAGATCAGCAGTATACAAAATACTCAACCAGCACATCTGGCACCAATATCCATGCCCCAAGCAAGAGCACAAAGatctcatcttttcttttatctATTGACTGATAAGACCTTTACCTAAAGCTCTAGACCTCTATCTGCATGATCTTTTGCATAACCGCCTGATTAgataaatgagcaggtgtaaaggcatttctaataaaaatgtataatcctATACAATACACTTTAAATAACGAAACAATTTTACATATGAATACACAATAAATACTGGCCTATCATACATATCATACATCATatcattatttaacatttatttgttgtgtttgaTTTCTGTTAATCAGGCTGGAATCACTTTTATGGCTTATGCATGTTATGGCTGTTTTTCTCAGCTTTTGCTTTGCCTCTTGCCCATCAGCCGAGAATTCTCCAATGGCTCAACCAGCAACTGGTGTATATTAAACATTCAGCATGTTTtaaaatgcagaaacatgctTAGTAAGACCAATGTGGGCAAGTCTCGTGGTGGCagatttgtatttgaattattcCAAGCATGTTCAGCTCGTATAAGCCCTCACTTGACAGCActaaatttgtacattttaatagaaTCAGAAAAaagctacataaaaaaattaccttTTGAAAACTGATTGACTCTTTTTTGCAAATGTTAAATTATATTCTGCTAAAATAATCTTTGTACTAGACAAAGAAATGCAGCCAATCCATACACATAGCCAACACAACAAAGGGTTTCATATACAACctaatataaagttatatttattataatttccaTTTAGATGGTTCAAGCAATTTGAtctaaaatttggtgctttaaatTGTTTTACACTACTAGCAGTAAATGCCAGTAATCTGATCCCTGCAGTCTTCAGtgtaaagcaaaaacaatacaattggCCTTCTGTTCCTGTACTTTCAGAGGGAATATAATTCTTTAGTCCTGATTTTGGACATGGTCTGCCTGGAGACCTTTTTTAATAATTGGTTATATCTGAAGTGGTTTATATTATGTTTGTACACATGTTTCTAGGTTGTTCCTGATCTTACGTCTCCTTAGCCCAGTGGTAATTCAATCCTCatgccttttctcttttctcagttcaGGAAGTGCCTGATTCAGGTGTTTAAAGGCAATGGCATGAGCATTGACTCATCCCATTTGAACCCCACCTCAGACAAAGGGCCCATCACAAAAACAGAAAGTCACCTGGGAGAGATGTCATCCATCGCTGCCCATGTGCCTATGACCACATGCAACTTTGAGAAAACtgatgaggaggatgaagaagaagCCCAGAACCAGAATGATGGATCCACGCAACTTCCTCTATCCGAAAGCAGAGTTTGCCCTCTGTAGAGCAAACTTATAAAGCTCAAATGTAATGATCTGTAGCCTGTTGCCTAACTGCTCAGGCAGCTGGAAATGCAGCACAGCTGCGCTATGCATATAGAGGATGTAAATTATTCTGCATGTAAATATTCATGTATGTTCAGTGTTTATCTCTACTCCTTTGTGCTGTGAAAgtctgaaaaaaaatctatttgtttatGCTTATGGTTGTGTCTTGCAGAAGGTTGCATATATGTTGTAGCCCTGTCAATTTGTTGTCAGTGAATGAATGTTAACTAAATGTATGCATTATTGcaatatttgtctttatttttaatttaatcatttaaattaaagttaaaGTATTTTGCCTCTGTAATTTAACCATTGTAATATTATTCTGAGACCTAATCATGACTTAATAAATTTAGTTTGTACCACAAAACACTCTAtcccttttttaaatacagaataatgaataataataaaaaaaccttctaTACTGTAATTATTAGAGTCAGGTTTGAGCATTATCTAGTCAAATGATACAAGCAAATTGTTGAAACAAGTAGGCTGGGGTGCATTCAGTCCTACAGGCCAACTGAGTTCTTTTACTCCGAACTTAGTAAACCATGGATTTATAGAGCTCGCTTTGTGTAAAGTTGCACtgccaaaaataaaatggagtGAAACAGCAGGCAATATTTAAGGTTTTGAGCACAACa encodes the following:
- the valopb gene encoding vertebrate ancient long opsin b; translated protein: MSTPLASLDGFPSVVNGGSYTDTPVLMKPRDPFAGPLESVAPWNYTFIACLMFAVTALSLAENSTVMIITYRFKQLRQPLNYIIVNLSVADFCLSLVGGTISFLTNARGYFFLGRWACVLEGFAVTFFGIVALWSLAILAFERFFVICRPLENVRLGVKHAAMGLLFVWTFSFICTIPPVLGWNSYTVSKIGTTCEPNWYSRDYNDHTYIITFFVTCFILPLGVIIVSYGKLMQKLRKVSNTHGKLGNARKPDRAVARMVIVMIIAYMVGWTPYAAVSIIVTAYPSINIDPRLAAAPAFFAKTAAVYNPIIYVFMNKQFRKCLIQVFKGNGMSIDSSHLNPTSDKGPITKTESHLGEMSSIAAHVPMTTCNFEKTDEEDEEEAQNQNDGSTQLPLSESRVCPL